A portion of the Vibrio coralliirubri genome contains these proteins:
- a CDS encoding type II and III secretion system protein family protein, giving the protein MMIHHRIKQALRVSMLAPLIGLLFITNSFAADRSITLNDGQHIKFKSPIGQVFINNPDIVDYKVINDNTLVVFANSIGQSRLIVYGIDDEVLLSDRIIVDLNLTDIRRQLKFHFPDANVKVQSVGEQVAVSGLVDSEATRDDIYRLVATLLGREKTEKWDKTQKLEFKSDNSDYEEPESMVFARNMTWEGIIERIEVATTQQVNVKISVAQVTESFGQTVGVDWSSVGSSVGEFVFDQFDAANLSTLITALGNDQIAEVLAEPNLTVLSGESASFLVGGEVPVIVSTSSNVNISFKEFGIKLDLTAKVLSQDKIRMQLAPEVSEVEGYVEAAGIKVPQLASRRAMTTVELADGDSFVLGGLMSSADLEKMQKIPFVGDIPVLGAAFRKATTERKRTELIIVATVNLVEPMKPKDIQLPYIKKTSTLARWLNVKWDGKAVTSSDATIRLLSQGGFIQ; this is encoded by the coding sequence ATTATGATTCATCATCGAATCAAGCAAGCACTGCGTGTTTCCATGTTGGCACCGCTGATTGGCTTACTTTTTATAACAAACAGTTTTGCTGCCGATCGCTCCATTACGCTCAACGATGGTCAGCACATCAAATTCAAAAGCCCGATTGGCCAAGTGTTCATTAATAACCCTGATATCGTTGACTACAAGGTAATCAATGACAACACCCTAGTCGTGTTCGCCAATAGTATTGGGCAGTCACGTCTGATCGTCTACGGAATCGACGACGAGGTATTGCTTTCCGATCGCATTATTGTTGATTTGAATCTGACGGATATTAGACGCCAGCTCAAATTTCATTTCCCTGATGCCAATGTCAAGGTTCAATCAGTGGGTGAGCAAGTTGCCGTTAGTGGCCTTGTGGATTCGGAAGCGACTCGTGACGACATCTATCGTTTGGTTGCCACTCTGCTAGGACGAGAAAAGACCGAGAAGTGGGATAAAACTCAGAAGCTAGAGTTTAAATCCGACAACTCTGATTATGAAGAGCCAGAAAGCATGGTCTTTGCGCGCAACATGACGTGGGAAGGGATCATCGAACGTATTGAAGTCGCGACTACCCAGCAGGTGAACGTCAAAATATCTGTGGCTCAAGTCACCGAATCGTTTGGCCAAACCGTTGGTGTCGATTGGAGCTCAGTGGGCTCGAGTGTTGGCGAGTTTGTTTTCGACCAGTTCGATGCAGCTAACTTAAGTACATTAATCACTGCGTTAGGTAACGATCAGATTGCAGAAGTTTTGGCTGAGCCTAACTTAACCGTGTTATCTGGTGAATCTGCAAGTTTCCTTGTGGGTGGTGAAGTGCCCGTTATCGTTTCTACCAGCAGTAACGTGAACATTTCATTCAAAGAGTTCGGCATCAAACTCGACCTTACTGCCAAAGTGCTTAGTCAAGACAAGATCCGCATGCAGTTAGCGCCTGAAGTGAGCGAAGTTGAGGGCTATGTCGAAGCGGCAGGAATCAAAGTCCCACAATTGGCTTCACGACGTGCCATGACAACCGTTGAACTGGCCGATGGCGACAGCTTCGTTCTTGGTGGCTTGATGAGCAGTGCTGATTTGGAAAAAATGCAAAAAATCCCTTTTGTAGGCGATATTCCAGTACTTGGCGCTGCATTCCGAAAAGCAACCACAGAAAGAAAACGCACTGAATTGATCATCGTTGCGACCGTGAATCTTGTGGAACCGATGAAACCGAAAGACATTCAACTGCCTTACATCAAGAAGACCTCGACATTAGCGCGTTGGCTCAACGTTAAGTGGGATGGCAAGGCGGTGACGTCTTCTGATGCAACGATTCGCTTGTTGTCGCAAGGAGGGTTTATCCAATGA
- the cpaB gene encoding Flp pilus assembly protein CpaB: MRSRLVLLVAIAALIVGALGVIDLFKSEPKPSTTAEVAEEKSEEYVSVWMTTGPYEKGLPLDAQGVVKQQLPLSKALTLGVREDAQISFSPSILLNRNLNAGEVVLPEYQVTPGQPGYIDLLVSDGMTLYPLKVSDKNLINDYIRPGSFIDVLTVSSPNANLAGNIDKPKRFRGVKASMFLKNVKVLNIGNDETGDSSVTARAPSKEDGLTTVVIEVSPDELPKLALAQRTMHIEIYRSQTYTQPEFAEVRNIIDNYTGIAELRGNENNPREAL, encoded by the coding sequence ATGAGATCTCGACTGGTATTACTTGTTGCCATTGCCGCCTTGATAGTTGGCGCACTGGGCGTTATCGACTTGTTCAAGAGTGAACCTAAACCGTCAACGACCGCTGAAGTAGCGGAAGAAAAAAGTGAAGAGTATGTTTCTGTTTGGATGACCACTGGACCTTATGAAAAAGGGCTTCCGCTCGATGCTCAAGGCGTCGTCAAACAACAACTCCCTCTTAGTAAAGCATTAACGCTTGGTGTCAGAGAAGACGCACAAATCAGCTTTTCACCCTCTATTTTGTTAAATCGAAACCTTAACGCCGGCGAGGTTGTACTGCCTGAATATCAGGTGACGCCTGGTCAGCCTGGATACATTGATCTTCTGGTCTCGGACGGTATGACGCTATACCCATTAAAAGTCAGCGACAAAAACCTAATTAACGACTACATCCGACCGGGTTCGTTTATTGATGTTCTGACGGTGAGTTCTCCTAATGCCAACTTGGCTGGCAATATCGATAAGCCAAAGCGGTTTAGGGGAGTGAAAGCCTCAATGTTTCTTAAAAACGTCAAAGTCCTCAACATCGGAAATGATGAGACTGGCGACAGTTCTGTCACTGCTCGAGCTCCGAGCAAAGAGGATGGGCTAACTACGGTAGTCATTGAAGTTAGCCCCGATGAGTTACCAAAGCTCGCACTAGCCCAGCGAACAATGCACATCGAAATTTATCGAAGCCAAACCTATACGCAACCTGAGTTTGCGGAGGTGCGCAACATTATCGATAACTATACCGGGATTGCTGAGTTACGCGGTAATGAGAATAACCCTAGAGAGGCTTTGTAA
- a CDS encoding prepilin peptidase, producing the protein MYLVALAVLSIYVSVTDFLYRKIQNYALYVLLFLQCFISPLDIQIMSFLLMLGGGLILYKLIWIGAGDIKYAVILSLTIPFDDLLLAYILTAFAGGILAVTYLMSKKVIRENARYQEGIPYGIAISIGFYLVILTQSTPHI; encoded by the coding sequence TTGTATTTAGTGGCTTTGGCAGTGCTGAGTATATATGTGTCGGTTACTGATTTTCTCTATCGCAAGATACAAAATTACGCCCTGTACGTATTGCTCTTCTTGCAGTGTTTCATATCCCCGTTAGATATTCAAATAATGAGCTTTTTACTGATGTTAGGTGGAGGGCTTATTCTTTATAAGCTGATATGGATTGGAGCTGGTGATATTAAATACGCCGTTATTTTGTCACTTACCATCCCTTTTGATGACTTATTATTGGCGTATATTCTGACGGCTTTTGCTGGTGGTATTTTAGCAGTTACTTATCTAATGAGTAAAAAAGTAATAAGAGAAAATGCCCGTTACCAAGAGGGTATTCCATATGGGATAGCCATTAGCATTGGATTTTACTTAGTTATTTTAACTCAATCTACGCCACATATATAA
- a CDS encoding Flp family type IVb pilin, translating to MITKLYVKTNMFLSQFKNDERGVTAIEYGLIAVAMAVLVTTAVGADGFIGKLEGAFEQVATAIETASS from the coding sequence ATGATTACTAAGCTTTACGTGAAAACAAACATGTTTTTATCACAATTCAAGAACGATGAGCGCGGCGTAACTGCGATTGAATATGGTCTTATTGCTGTTGCAATGGCTGTATTAGTAACTACAGCAGTAGGCGCTGATGGCTTCATTGGTAAGCTCGAAGGTGCTTTTGAACAAGTAGCTACGGCTATTGAAACTGCTAGCAGCTAA
- a CDS encoding LysR family transcriptional regulator — protein MKLHFENIVSFIAVVEEGSFSSAARMLGKSQSTVSTAVQNLESDLGFNVFNREHSKVWLTEKGERLFQLSLPVVSKYRELVTIAQQMNISDQIVYRVGIDPLVFNQNVKKTLLAFSEAFPNVDLLVVTKPSFVLGNYINEGKIDLALGNPYHKTNYDFNIEELFHVNCWWVAHEDLVTFESHAPSQRVLLMDGCEELLNLSNIAAYNLWRLDDLGTIIDLCKAQKGIAFLPGFLIDGNVKENKLKVITDHPDFFGKRVIASLFWHIHSDFSLFNQWIKKELQTTTNYKQTFVADLAQ, from the coding sequence ATGAAACTACATTTCGAAAATATTGTTTCGTTCATTGCAGTAGTTGAAGAAGGTTCATTTAGCTCTGCTGCTCGCATGCTTGGAAAATCACAGTCAACCGTTAGTACAGCGGTTCAGAATCTGGAGTCAGATTTAGGTTTCAATGTATTTAATAGAGAACACTCTAAAGTTTGGCTAACGGAGAAAGGAGAACGCCTATTCCAACTCTCTTTACCTGTGGTATCGAAATATCGAGAATTGGTCACCATTGCTCAACAAATGAATATATCTGACCAGATAGTTTACCGAGTAGGTATAGATCCGTTGGTGTTCAATCAAAACGTAAAGAAGACACTATTGGCATTTTCAGAGGCATTCCCAAATGTGGATTTACTTGTCGTCACAAAACCGAGTTTCGTTTTAGGAAACTACATAAATGAAGGGAAGATAGACTTAGCATTAGGGAACCCCTATCACAAGACAAATTACGACTTCAATATAGAGGAGTTATTTCACGTCAACTGTTGGTGGGTAGCCCATGAAGACTTGGTAACCTTTGAGTCTCACGCACCATCACAGCGAGTTCTATTAATGGATGGTTGTGAAGAGCTTCTTAACTTATCAAACATCGCTGCATATAACCTATGGCGACTGGATGACCTAGGGACCATCATCGACTTATGTAAGGCTCAAAAAGGCATCGCATTTTTACCCGGGTTTCTTATCGATGGTAACGTAAAAGAGAATAAGCTTAAGGTCATTACAGACCACCCTGACTTTTTTGGTAAACGAGTTATTGCTTCCCTCTTCTGGCACATACATTCTGACTTTAGCTTGTTTAACCAATGGATAAAAAAAGAGCTACAAACCACAACTAATTACAAACAAACATTTGTTGCTGATTTAGCTCAATAA
- a CDS encoding IS5 family transposase gives MPKPRYKTTNWKQYNRSLINRGSLTFWIDEEAISGWAQSKQNKRGRPRRFSDLAITTALMVKRVFSMPLRALQGFIDSIFRLAHVPLSCPHYTCISRRAKQVEVSFKTKTRGAIQHLAIDATGLKVYGEGEWKVKKHGTDGKRRVWRKLHIAVDTNTHEIIAAELSLSTVTDGEVLPNLLKQTRRSILEVSGDGAYDTRACHAAIKIKGAIALIPPREGAAFWERGHPRNFAVGCQKLYDSNKYWKERYGYHKRSLSETAMYRVKQLLGGKLSLRNYNAQVGETYAMIKALNKLTGLGMPETCRID, from the coding sequence ATGCCTAAGCCTCGTTATAAAACAACCAACTGGAAGCAATACAACCGATCACTCATTAACCGTGGTTCTCTGACTTTTTGGATTGATGAAGAAGCAATAAGCGGATGGGCGCAAAGCAAACAGAATAAGCGCGGTAGGCCGCGTCGGTTCAGTGATTTAGCTATCACGACAGCACTCATGGTCAAACGAGTTTTTTCTATGCCATTGAGAGCGCTGCAAGGATTTATCGACTCGATATTTAGGTTAGCCCATGTACCGTTAAGTTGTCCGCATTACACCTGCATCAGTCGTAGAGCCAAGCAAGTTGAGGTTTCATTTAAGACTAAAACGAGAGGAGCGATACAGCACCTAGCCATTGATGCTACTGGCCTTAAGGTTTATGGCGAAGGTGAATGGAAAGTCAAAAAACATGGGACGGATGGCAAGCGTAGAGTCTGGCGAAAGCTGCATATTGCAGTCGATACCAACACTCATGAGATCATTGCCGCCGAGCTAAGTTTATCGACGGTTACAGATGGAGAAGTACTCCCGAACTTACTGAAACAAACACGCCGAAGTATCCTTGAGGTGTCTGGTGATGGCGCTTACGACACGAGAGCGTGTCACGCTGCTATTAAGATTAAGGGAGCTATTGCGCTTATTCCCCCAAGAGAAGGGGCTGCCTTCTGGGAGCGTGGTCACCCTCGAAATTTCGCCGTGGGTTGCCAGAAATTATACGACTCAAATAAGTATTGGAAAGAGCGGTATGGATACCACAAACGTTCACTCTCAGAAACAGCGATGTATCGAGTTAAACAGTTGCTAGGAGGGAAACTGAGCTTAAGAAATTACAATGCCCAGGTGGGTGAAACTTACGCGATGATAAAAGCGTTGAACAAGCTTACTGGGTTAGGTATGCCTGAAACTTGTCGTATTGACTAA
- a CDS encoding DUF2726 domain-containing protein, whose protein sequence is MTNIFIVVIVLVVFFYFIQKYVVKHDDTKDHAYQKKGALMSAQQATFYNALKSAVGNHGEVFAKVSMSNVLVPAKTNNKKNWFIANNKISRSYFDFVVCDPRTLEPRVIIELDNGKELNKGKVDREKLLIHVCKSAGLPLIGASIKHSYQVSRLKRLLAAHIDLIEPSKEVRFCKKCGSPMIIKLASQGDYKGRRFFTCSRQPNCTYTENYNVVFDVDEETN, encoded by the coding sequence ATGACTAATATCTTTATCGTTGTAATTGTTCTGGTTGTGTTCTTTTACTTTATTCAAAAGTATGTGGTGAAACACGATGACACCAAAGACCATGCTTATCAGAAGAAAGGCGCGTTGATGTCGGCGCAACAGGCGACATTCTATAATGCGCTAAAATCCGCTGTGGGCAACCATGGGGAAGTGTTTGCTAAAGTCAGCATGTCGAACGTGCTTGTTCCTGCTAAGACGAACAATAAGAAGAATTGGTTTATCGCCAACAACAAGATCTCACGTAGTTACTTCGACTTTGTGGTTTGCGATCCGCGAACGTTAGAGCCTCGCGTGATCATTGAACTTGATAACGGAAAAGAGCTCAATAAAGGCAAAGTCGACCGCGAAAAGCTACTGATTCACGTCTGTAAATCGGCAGGTTTACCCCTGATTGGAGCTTCAATTAAGCACAGCTATCAAGTGAGCCGCTTGAAGAGGTTGCTGGCAGCTCACATCGATTTAATCGAACCATCCAAAGAAGTTCGATTCTGTAAGAAGTGTGGTAGCCCGATGATTATTAAACTGGCAAGCCAAGGCGATTACAAAGGCCGACGCTTCTTCACTTGTAGCCGCCAGCCAAACTGCACCTATACCGAAAACTACAACGTTGTATTCGATGTAGATGAGGAAACGAACTAA
- a CDS encoding tetratricopeptide repeat-containing diguanylate cyclase — protein MNRNNVLGSFLLVLLMSVVLGLYLLYPTYDDDLKHIRPENPSVYSPEKELLLSKYGSALIDILDVSRGDPNLASQQLEALQAKFPDQDKAIYRAYELMILSNLAQHKLDTKAVSEYVRQIKALAQHEHMGWLKAQSLVELAIEYISKGELAESEIQIRAAIDIAESLHYEELLIKAYNTAGVINNIRNDFPEAQYFFHKGLDLGKKYPQHIYNSKLVSNMALLYIYLEDWPKALKLIKRAKKLYYKSGLLEASTIGVLHVNESFAYLRSGDLVKGREAYQSAAKLNGDNVSERYKIILLKAESDVLLAEKNFESARHVANLCLRYPGVDKYTLQLGQCYLNRALANIGLNRDNFVFADLKRSSAMFDVVGTRSWKVLGLRTLAEYYDSRGDSENALRYFKLYYKGNKALLFDKRQSDIFLLEQDFATASLAQENELLNAEKELGELTLDKQQLRNRIVVALGIMVMISATLLLIRLRSIQKTNKELLKQSTRCELTGLYNRRYLEQRLTQPMPHHLSSFGYTLAILDLDRFKQVNDTYGHDIGDQVLVEVAQRLEQILSTNDVVARWGGEEFVLLLAGNQDPNKELELIRQAIADRPIETHSGQLELTTSIGATTHLTEQQLNSRTYKKHLKSADDALYQAKQSGRNKVVII, from the coding sequence ATGAATAGAAACAATGTGTTAGGTTCATTCCTTTTAGTGTTGCTGATGAGTGTTGTGCTGGGGCTGTATTTGCTCTATCCAACTTACGACGACGATTTAAAGCATATTCGCCCTGAAAACCCGAGTGTTTATAGTCCAGAGAAAGAGTTATTACTCTCTAAATATGGATCTGCATTGATCGATATTCTCGATGTATCTCGTGGTGATCCCAATTTAGCTTCCCAACAACTCGAGGCTCTCCAAGCCAAGTTCCCAGACCAAGATAAAGCCATCTATCGTGCTTACGAATTGATGATTTTGTCCAACCTCGCGCAACACAAGTTGGATACCAAAGCGGTTTCCGAATACGTCAGGCAGATTAAAGCACTCGCACAACACGAACATATGGGTTGGCTAAAGGCCCAATCTCTCGTTGAATTGGCGATTGAGTACATCAGTAAGGGTGAGCTAGCGGAATCTGAAATCCAAATCAGAGCAGCGATAGATATCGCAGAATCACTTCACTATGAAGAGTTGTTGATTAAGGCCTATAACACGGCTGGTGTCATCAACAACATCCGCAATGACTTTCCTGAAGCTCAATACTTTTTCCATAAAGGTTTAGACCTTGGCAAGAAGTACCCTCAACACATCTACAACAGTAAGTTAGTGTCAAACATGGCACTGCTTTATATCTATTTGGAAGACTGGCCTAAAGCGCTCAAGCTGATTAAAAGAGCCAAAAAGCTCTATTACAAGAGTGGACTACTCGAAGCGTCTACCATCGGCGTGCTGCATGTGAATGAGTCTTTTGCTTATCTGCGCAGTGGTGATTTAGTCAAAGGACGAGAAGCCTATCAAAGTGCGGCTAAGCTCAATGGCGATAACGTGAGTGAACGATACAAAATCATCCTATTAAAAGCAGAGAGTGATGTGTTGTTGGCGGAAAAGAACTTTGAGTCAGCACGGCATGTCGCAAACTTGTGTCTTAGATACCCGGGCGTCGACAAATATACACTTCAGCTGGGTCAGTGTTACTTAAACAGAGCCTTAGCTAACATTGGTTTGAACCGAGATAATTTTGTCTTTGCTGATCTAAAGCGATCGTCTGCAATGTTCGATGTTGTGGGGACTCGCAGCTGGAAGGTCCTCGGCTTAAGAACACTTGCTGAATACTATGATTCGAGAGGCGACAGCGAGAACGCACTTCGCTACTTCAAACTCTATTACAAGGGCAACAAAGCGCTTCTATTTGATAAGCGCCAGAGTGATATCTTTTTACTAGAGCAAGATTTCGCCACGGCATCATTAGCTCAAGAAAATGAACTGCTTAACGCAGAAAAAGAGTTAGGTGAGCTGACATTAGATAAACAGCAGCTACGAAATCGAATCGTTGTCGCGTTGGGTATCATGGTGATGATCAGTGCCACGTTACTTTTGATAAGGTTGCGCTCGATCCAGAAGACCAATAAAGAACTACTTAAGCAATCAACAAGGTGTGAACTGACAGGTTTATACAATAGGCGTTACTTAGAACAACGGTTAACTCAGCCGATGCCACATCATTTGTCGTCGTTTGGGTATACGCTCGCTATTCTAGATTTGGACCGCTTCAAACAAGTAAATGATACTTATGGGCATGATATTGGTGACCAAGTGCTGGTGGAAGTCGCTCAGCGTTTAGAGCAAATCTTATCAACAAACGATGTAGTGGCAAGATGGGGTGGGGAAGAGTTTGTTTTGTTGTTGGCTGGGAATCAAGATCCTAATAAAGAGCTTGAGCTTATAAGGCAAGCGATCGCTGACCGACCGATTGAAACGCATTCTGGCCAATTAGAATTAACCACATCGATTGGTGCGACGACTCATCTAACGGAGCAACAGTTGAATAGCCGTACCTATAAGAAACACTTGAAATCGGCAGACGACGCTCTGTATCAAGCTAAGCAGTCAGGGCGCAATAAAGTCGTTATCATTTGA
- a CDS encoding M20/M25/M40 family metallo-hydrolase: MTQINEQRLVEHFCDLVKIDSESRNEKAIAEALAEQLGELGFEVHKLAVPEEVSNGFNIYARLDGTLPGSTVFSCHMDTVTPGIGIEPIIEDGIIRSKGNTILGGDDKSGIAAIMEAVRCIKAEGQEHKTIEIAFTVFEEGGLFGSLNFDMSYIQSEHAIVLDTGGPIGTIVNAAPGQQKIVAKIKGRPAHAGLAPEEGISAIQVAADAITKMNLLRIDEETTANVGIVEGGQATNIVMPELKVVAEARSLNGEKLTAQVEHMISTFQESAKQFGAEVEIESTRAYDAFVIADDHPHILSIKSAFEKLGVTANTKRTGGGSDANNFNAKGLTTVNLSTGMAKVHTTEEYIAVKDMVAITEFVVAYVTQ, translated from the coding sequence ATGACCCAAATTAATGAACAACGTCTTGTAGAACATTTCTGCGATCTAGTGAAAATTGATAGTGAATCTCGTAACGAAAAAGCGATTGCTGAAGCTTTGGCTGAGCAACTCGGTGAACTAGGTTTTGAAGTTCACAAACTGGCGGTCCCTGAAGAAGTGTCTAATGGTTTCAACATCTACGCTCGTCTAGATGGCACTCTTCCAGGTAGCACAGTATTCAGCTGCCACATGGACACAGTAACGCCAGGCATCGGCATTGAGCCAATCATAGAAGACGGTATCATCCGTTCAAAAGGCAACACAATTCTAGGTGGCGACGACAAGTCTGGTATCGCAGCTATCATGGAAGCGGTTCGTTGCATCAAGGCTGAAGGCCAAGAGCACAAAACTATCGAGATTGCGTTTACTGTATTCGAAGAAGGCGGTCTGTTTGGCTCTTTGAACTTCGATATGTCTTACATTCAATCTGAGCACGCAATCGTACTTGATACAGGCGGCCCAATTGGCACCATCGTAAACGCGGCGCCTGGCCAGCAGAAGATTGTTGCTAAAATCAAAGGTCGCCCTGCTCACGCTGGTTTAGCGCCAGAAGAAGGCATCAGCGCAATTCAAGTTGCTGCAGACGCAATCACCAAAATGAACCTACTTCGTATCGATGAAGAAACGACGGCAAACGTCGGTATTGTTGAAGGCGGTCAAGCAACTAACATCGTAATGCCAGAGCTTAAAGTCGTGGCTGAAGCACGTTCACTAAACGGCGAAAAGCTAACAGCTCAAGTTGAGCACATGATCTCGACATTCCAAGAAAGCGCTAAGCAGTTCGGCGCTGAAGTAGAAATCGAATCGACTCGTGCTTACGATGCATTCGTTATTGCAGACGATCACCCGCATATTCTTTCTATCAAATCAGCGTTTGAGAAGCTTGGCGTAACAGCGAACACTAAACGCACTGGCGGCGGTAGCGATGCAAACAACTTCAACGCAAAAGGTCTAACAACGGTTAACCTTTCTACTGGTATGGCGAAAGTTCACACCACTGAAGAGTACATTGCAGTGAAAGACATGGTCGCTATCACTGAGTTTGTTGTGGCTTACGTAACGCAATAA
- a CDS encoding IS3 family transposase: MALTLKGKYPLKHLLHTLQLAKSVFYYQAQTSKRQNSYERELRLIKSIYHEHKGRYGYRRIHLELKNQGFVLNHKTVQRLMAQLNLKSTVRIKKYRSYRGESGKAAPNVLERDFSATQPDEKWVTDVTEFKVKEQKVYLSPVVDLFTQEVVAYRVAKNACLPLVTDMLTEAISTLKPNSKPIIHSDQGWQYRHRQYQKKVAESGLTQSMSRKGNCLDNAVAENFFALLKTEMYHNQSFEDADALIEQIKEYIEYYNTKRIKVKLKGLTPIEYRTQALKAA; encoded by the coding sequence ATAGCTCTAACTCTTAAAGGCAAGTACCCATTAAAGCACTTACTGCACACTCTACAGTTGGCAAAAAGTGTCTTTTATTATCAGGCTCAAACGAGCAAGCGCCAAAATAGCTACGAACGTGAGCTGCGGTTGATAAAGTCAATTTATCATGAACATAAGGGGCGATACGGCTACCGCCGTATTCACTTGGAACTAAAGAATCAGGGGTTCGTGCTTAATCACAAAACGGTTCAAAGGCTTATGGCTCAGCTCAACCTTAAATCGACGGTCAGGATTAAAAAGTATCGTTCATACCGAGGAGAGTCAGGAAAAGCTGCTCCCAACGTTCTTGAAAGAGATTTTAGTGCGACTCAACCCGATGAAAAGTGGGTAACTGATGTCACGGAGTTCAAAGTCAAAGAGCAGAAAGTATACTTATCTCCCGTTGTCGACTTGTTTACTCAGGAGGTGGTTGCTTATAGAGTGGCCAAAAATGCCTGCTTGCCGCTTGTCACAGATATGCTGACGGAAGCTATATCAACGCTTAAACCCAACTCAAAGCCAATTATACATAGCGATCAAGGTTGGCAATATCGCCATCGACAGTATCAGAAAAAGGTAGCGGAGAGTGGGTTAACGCAAAGCATGTCGAGAAAAGGTAACTGCTTGGATAATGCTGTTGCTGAAAACTTTTTTGCTTTACTCAAAACCGAGATGTATCACAACCAAAGCTTTGAAGATGCAGATGCTCTGATAGAGCAGATTAAAGAATACATCGAGTACTACAATACCAAACGTATAAAAGTGAAACTAAAAGGCCTGACTCCGATAGAATATCGAACTCAGGCCTTGAAAGCCGCTTAA
- a CDS encoding helix-turn-helix domain-containing protein, which yields MSKYSRELKCIIAKQYLDGTSSLYLAKQYSISSRQIRYWAQVFAIHGTDSFLPTNHAATAQTKRKALNLMWTNEWSLTHTSAVLNLSSPGILSVWLKRFNELGIKGLEMRQKGRPSMKQQPQRTTKPDNEMTLEELKEELVYLRTENAVLKKLEELEQKKNRRTKKKRS from the coding sequence ATGTCCAAATATAGCCGAGAGCTAAAATGTATCATTGCTAAGCAATACTTAGATGGCACGTCATCTCTCTACTTAGCAAAACAATATTCAATTTCTTCAAGGCAGATACGGTATTGGGCTCAAGTCTTTGCCATCCATGGTACTGATTCATTTTTACCAACTAATCATGCCGCGACTGCTCAAACAAAACGAAAAGCATTGAATTTAATGTGGACGAATGAATGGTCTCTCACGCACACTAGCGCTGTATTAAACCTCTCATCCCCTGGAATACTCTCTGTCTGGCTTAAACGATTTAATGAGCTCGGTATCAAGGGGCTCGAAATGCGCCAGAAAGGAAGACCCTCAATGAAACAGCAACCTCAACGTACCACTAAGCCTGATAATGAAATGACACTTGAGGAGCTAAAAGAGGAGTTGGTCTACTTACGAACCGAGAATGCCGTTCTAAAAAAGTTGGAAGAGTTGGAGCAGAAAAAAAACCGTCGAACAAAGAAAAAGCGGTCATAG
- a CDS encoding DUF3859 domain-containing protein, giving the protein MAKRSVVVDMTSYGIYTTWDSKSKDLPKIQEFTTIVDAEIDVEFGYILNIKKAKGEKIRYCIYHPNITTDKGEVLEPFDGEEYVGNNDWDFYLGDTIWAPVSNKLGKWRMTVELKGNIIADKTFDLVAKDEGQFWKRRGF; this is encoded by the coding sequence ATGGCAAAGCGCTCTGTTGTGGTCGACATGACATCTTACGGGATCTACACAACGTGGGATTCCAAATCTAAAGATCTTCCAAAAATCCAAGAGTTCACCACCATCGTTGATGCTGAAATAGACGTGGAATTTGGCTATATCTTGAATATCAAAAAAGCCAAAGGTGAGAAGATCCGTTACTGCATTTATCACCCAAACATCACTACAGACAAAGGTGAAGTGCTCGAACCGTTCGATGGCGAAGAGTATGTCGGTAACAATGACTGGGATTTCTACTTAGGTGACACTATCTGGGCACCTGTCTCGAACAAGCTAGGCAAATGGCGCATGACGGTCGAGCTAAAAGGCAACATCATCGCCGATAAGACATTCGACCTAGTAGCAAAAGACGAAGGCCAATTCTGGAAGCGTAGGGGCTTTTAG
- a CDS encoding ATP-binding protein encodes MKLILIRGLPGSGKSTKAKTYDALHVEADMYYVNEQGEYHFDPRQLQQAHEWCQNTAENGLKQGLDVVVSNTFIKHWEMKAYRQLARKYKAELIIEVCRDQYGTIHDIEPSVIKRMAKDWQE; translated from the coding sequence ATGAAGTTAATACTCATTCGAGGGTTGCCCGGTTCTGGCAAATCAACAAAAGCAAAAACCTACGATGCATTGCATGTCGAAGCCGATATGTATTATGTGAATGAGCAAGGTGAGTACCACTTTGATCCTAGGCAGCTGCAACAAGCTCATGAGTGGTGCCAAAACACGGCGGAAAACGGATTAAAGCAAGGGCTAGATGTGGTTGTTTCGAATACCTTTATTAAGCACTGGGAAATGAAGGCTTACCGCCAACTTGCACGTAAATATAAAGCAGAATTAATTATCGAAGTCTGCCGAGATCAATATGGCACTATTCACGACATTGAACCTTCAGTGATTAAGCGTATGGCGAAAGACTGGCAAGAATAG